In the Leguminivora glycinivorella isolate SPB_JAAS2020 chromosome 9, LegGlyc_1.1, whole genome shotgun sequence genome, AatgatacaaaaatatttaattcttaCAACACAACATAAAATTGTCGTTTACCACCTAATGGACCCAGCATAATGCTAACCATacggtcagcgctgatcttccggcgagaccattcGCGGGCACAGACGCAATCGTGCAACACAGCCTTATTCGCGTCTATTTTCATAATCAGACTTGTAAAACATACGACGTATGTAACTATATATATAGATTAAGGGCTGAGTAGTAAGTATACCTAGTTCGAGTTAAGAGAGAACTTGTGATCAGATAAGATTACAGTTTAGCATTAGCATTCTGTTCACGGGAGATTTATGAGTCGGCGAGCAGGGGGAGTGGAGATGATTTGTTCAGTGTACTTCGCCAATCGACAACTGAGGGGCATTTATAATGCTTCTCGAGGATGACGTTTATGGATCAGAACATGGAGAGAAGGGGTAcggattttaataattttataatattaggttaggttacattATAAAGTTACGCGAGAATCTAAGATATAACGCGATCAAATATATCTGAAGACGATTAGGTATAAATTGAAGtggatatcatacacgaaagaaaaaagcACGCGCAGCAGCAGCACAAGCAGcaggcgggcgtgtggtctagtggtaaagacgttagccgcgtaagctgaagacccgggttcgattcccggctcggccaccagtgggccttgccgttttttctttcgtgtatgatatccatttcaatttataatttatatatagtagtgtgactacttgaaaaaaaagaacaaatcaaaatatttcccTAGTTGTACGATTAGGTATATTTAATATCATGAGCAATAAAGACAAGCAATATAGtagtttattttatgttatgctATACGCCGCCGCCCCGTCCGTAGGTACTTTAAAgaatttttctactccagcacttacatctgtcaattagattattatcagcggtatccaaattaacttcatttgagtaacgataagaaagtctatttttctataggttcatatgataactGCTGAGCTGTaggtaatcatatgaatataggagttctgttagttttttttaaagtacaaCTTCCATTTAACAGGTTTGTTTTCAATTGCAGTAATAAGTAGctttttcaaaataattaatattttggttCATAATTGAAATCAAGCTGAAAAAACATACTGAAATGAGTTTtatatattagatattgcaaaacaaaggtaaaaaccATAATTCTATCATATAATTTttcattcgacatttaaatattctcgaacgcaaccacatttttcgtaattgagaaccggcttattttctatttatctTGTCTATGGCTTGTTCGGCGCGTGTTTTGTTAGAAATTTGTTAACTTTGTTTATTATCggtcgacgttattgtgcaaaatcttaaattattatGAGTAATTCTGATGAACAATGTACTCCCGACGATCTCCTCCCGAAATCAAGGCTATAtagcgctcaaagtgactgacaatttgttacctgaaaagtcgaaGAAAACGTACATGGAAATTAACCCATTTTATTGTTATCTGATAGGTATGTATTTGGATGTCGTAGAAAAATATAGTATACAattgtaacattatgaaggcttaAAAGTCCCGTACCTTAATTAGGCCACTCGGCAGGCCTCGTGGACTAAAcacggtactcaacttttatagccttcataaagttaccattatataatatactattaaacTGAAGGTGAGGAAGGtggtatgtaagtatgtatatacaaaataACTTCCCACTAAAAGCtaagttaataaaataaatagccaCTAGTCATTTGCGGAAAAAtgctaataattatgtattgccAATGGTAATAATGTAAAACATGTAAATGTAATGCGGGGCTCTAAAAGGAAAACAATATAAGTAAGCGACTTAAAcagaatttattaataaaatcacaGTTGAATCATGAGTCATGACATTAAAACTACTGGTTTGTGCTAGTACAACAAACAAACTAATTGAGGTATACAATTTCGTCCTTATATTTGGATTCGACTATGATGTGTGCAGTTTGGTTGAGATTAAGTAAAAGATATCTAACATTTACGGAATGTTTATTATTCCATCTTTCTTATCTTCATCGTCTTCATCATATCTAGAAACTTCTATCTGAACCAGGGGGTTAACATGGGGAGGACTGGGCGTCCAATTTGACTTGGGGGATCCACTAGCCATTGAGAAAGAATGAGGCTGTGATATAGAACTCATCTCAGCTTCGAAGATCAACTGATTGATTTTGTGGATCAGTATCGCACTGGCAGTCGGATTGAAGAGATTCAGCTTGGCTTCGAggtactttgcaaattttgctgTCGCATCTTTTCGTACGCTTTCATTTATCGTGTGCGGTTCTGGACAGTCACGTTTCGCTGGGCTCTCTGAGTTATCGTGGTTCCCAGACATGGATCGTTTCATTCTCGGCGTGATAATAGgtaatataggtataggtttCGGGAACGAGGCGATGGTAGTATCTTGCGAAACATCGGGAACGACGGTGTCTGGTACGAGGTAATTGTGTTCATAATGAGATGCTATTGTTGATATTGTTCCGTTTTCATCATCCTCCTAGAGCAAAAAAACGTAAGTATCTTAATTTTGATGTAAGGGTAAATATCCTGTCCtttcaaaatatgtacctattaaatgtaaataaagtgTTGACACGAAAAAATTTGGTCGGACATGAaatggtacgtttttttctcaaGTGCACATTTTAAAgcaattttctatttttttacaaTCTATATGAATTCaactatatttaaataaaacctaCTCATTATAATGCATGGAAATGTGCGAGATTTCGCCAAATATATTCCATCATACATTTTATTTCTTGAACAGCGTTTTTTGACAATCTTCACTCGTTTCCTATCCCAATTTCACAACTGTAGTTATATTTTTACAAGCTATTTTAC is a window encoding:
- the LOC125229433 gene encoding uncharacterized protein LOC125229433 isoform X1, producing the protein MDLSKDEVFTLINTYRNQRVLWDTNQRGYFNKNIKAKAWQIVADAVGVDLENAKRKMASLLGSFRREKSRGKRINNDDPTSPVQYKSDWFAFKAFSFLLDPALNPVKFDSRPPDHEISNNFDNEDDENGTISTIASHYEHNYLVPDTVVPDVSQDTTIASFPKPIPILPIITPRMKRSMSGNHDNSESPAKRDCPEPHTINESVRKDATAKFAKYLEAKLNLFNPTASAILIHKINQLIFEAEMSSISQPHSFSMASGSPKSNWTPSPPHVNPLVQIEVSRYDEDDEDKKDGIINIP